The following proteins come from a genomic window of Sesamum indicum cultivar Zhongzhi No. 13 linkage group LG10, S_indicum_v1.0, whole genome shotgun sequence:
- the LOC105172731 gene encoding protein TPR2 isoform X3, translating to MSSLSRELVFLILQFLDEEKFKETVHKLEQESGFFFNMKYFEDQVQAGEWDDVERYLSGFTKVEDNRYSMKIFFEIRKQKYLEALDRQDRAKAVEILVKDLKVFASFNEDLFKEITQLLTLDNFRQNEQLSKYGDTKSARNIMLVELKKLIEANPLFRDKLTFPAFKASRLRTLINQSLNWQHQLCKNPRPNPDIKTLFTDHTCASSNGTRVGPPTNTPLAGPVPKPGVFPPLGGHGSVVSPPPSAIAGWMSSANPSMPHAAVAAAPPGLVQAPSSVSAPFLKHPRTPPLAGPGMEYQTADSEHLMKRLRAGQPDEVSFSGSTHAPNIYSPDDLPKTVVRSLSQGSNVMSLDFHPQQQTVLLVGTNVGDISIWEVGSRERLALKTFKVWEISACSMPFQTTLVKDATISVNRCVWGPDGSILGVAFSKHIVQIYTYNPAGELRQHLEVDAHTGGVNDIAFAHPNKQLCIVTCGDDKTIKVWDAVAGRRLYTFEGHEAPVYSVCPHYKENIQFIFSTAIDGKIKAWLYDSLGSRVDYDAPGLWCTTMAYSADGTRLFSCGTSKEGESHLVEWNESEGAIKRTYSGFRKRSLGVVQFDTTKNRFLAAGDEFQIKFWDMDNTNMLTYTDADGGLPASPRLRFNKEGSLLAVTTSDNGIKVLANADGQRMLRMLETRSLDGARGLSEAVNVKPAIAGALGPIANVSASASPAVDRTDRIQQPMSLGNLATMESSRAADVKPRILDTTDKLKSWKLPEISDSSQLKTLKLPDPLVASKVVRLLYTNSGLAVLALASNAVHKLWKWQRNERNPSGKSSASSVPQLWQPNNGALMSNDLNDAKPNDDSVACIALSKNDSYVMSASGGKVSLFNMMTFKVMTTFMPPPPAATYLAFHPQDNNIIAIGMEDSTIQIYNVRVDEVKTKLKGHQTRITGLAFSQSLNILVSSGADAQLCIWSIDGWEKKKSRPIQAPPGHPTPLVGETRVQFHNNQLHLLVVHESQIAVCDAQLECLRSWYPRDSLSAPISSAIYSCDGVSIFTGFCDGAIGIFDADSLSLRCRIAPSAYISSSISSNGGAFPVVIAAHPSDPNQFALGMSDGAVHVVEPSDGETKWGGSTSQDNGAVPSIPSSSALNSQPSETPSR from the exons ATGTCGTCCTTGAGTCGAGAACTGGTGTTCTTAATACTGCAGTTCTTGGACGAAGAGAAGTTCAAAGAAACTGTACATAA GTTGGAGCAAGAATCTGGCTTTTTCTTCAATATGAAGTATTTCGAGGATCAAGTTCAAGCAGGTGAATGGGATGATGTTGAACGCTATTTAAGTGGATTTACAAAGGTTGAGGACAACCGCTATtctatgaaaattttctttgagATTAGAAAGCAGAAGTACCTTGAGGCTCTTGATAG acAAGATCGAGCTAAAGCAGTTGAGATCCTTGTAAAGGATCTCAAGGTGTTTGCCTCCTTTAATGAAGATCTTTTCAAAGAAATCACTCAGCTATTGACTCTCGACAATTTTAG GCAGAATGAGCAGCTCTCTAAATATGGGGACACAAAGTCAGCACGAAACATTATGCTAGTTGAACTTAAAAAGCTTATAGAGGCAAATCCATTGTTCCGTGACAAACTCACATTTCCTGCTTTCAAGGCTTCAAGATTAAGAACACTCATCAACCAAAG TCTTAACTGGCAGCATCAGCTTTGCAAGAATCCACGCCCAAATCCAGATATCAAAACACTTTTTACTGATCACACTTGTGCTTCAAGTAATGGCACACGTGTGGGTCCTCCTACTAATACCCCTCTTGCTGGACCGGTTCCTAAACCTGGTGTTTTTCCTCCTCTTGGAGGTCATGGT TCTGTTGTTTCTCCTCCTCCAAGTGCTATTGCAGGTTGGATGTCAAGTGCTAACCCGTCTATGCCTCATGCAGCTGTTGCTGCAGCTCCTCCTGGTCTTGTTCAGGCACCTAGTTCTG TCTCAGCTCCATTTTTAAAACATCCAAGAACTCCCCCACTTGCTGGTCCTGGAATGGAGTATCAGACTGCTGATTCAGAGCATTTGATGAAACGTCTTAGAGCTGGACAGCCTGATGAG GTGTCATTTTCTGGTTCCACTCATGCGCCTAATATCTATTCACCAGATGACCTTCCCAAAACTGTTGTACGGAGTTTGAGTCAAGGATCAAATGTTATGAGCTTGGACTTCCATCCCCAACAACAAACTGTCCTTCTAG TTGGAACAAATGTTGGTGATATTAGCATATGGGAGGTTGGTTCCCGAGAAAGGTTAGCACTTAAAACATTTAAGGTCTGGGAAATATCCGCTTGTTCAATGCCGTTCCAA ACAACTTTGGTTAAAGATGCCACCATATCTGTCAACAGATGTGTTTGGGGCCCAGATGGATCTATACTCG GTGTTGCTTTTTCGAAGCATATTGTTCAGATATATACGTATAATCCAGCTGGAGAGTTAAGACAGCACTTAGAA GTTGATGCGCATACAGGTGGTGTTAATGACATTGCCTTCGCTCATCCTAATAAGCAGCTCTGCATTGTTACATGTGGAGATGACAAGACGATTAAG GTATGGGATGCTGTTGCTGGGCGCAGGCTGTATACATTTGAAGGTCATGAAGCTCCTGTATACTCCGTCTGTCCTCACTATAAAGAGAATATTCAG TTTATATTCTCTACAGCAATTGATGGGAAAATAAAAGCGTGGCTTTATGATTCCTTGGGATCCAGAGTAGATTATGATGCCCCTGGACTTTGGTGCACGACAATGGCATATAGTGCTGATGGAACAAG ACTCTTTTCTTGTGGAACCAGCAAAGAAGGTGAATCTCATCTTGTTGAGTGGAATGAAAGTGAAGGAGCCATTAAGAGAACATACTCTGGTTTTCGGAAGCGTTCTTTAGGAGTTGTGCAGTTTGACACAACAAAGAACCGTTTCTTAGCTGCCGGTGATGAGTTCCAGATAAAATTCTGGGACATGGATAATACCAACATGCTTACTTATACGGATGCCGATGGAGGACTTCCT GCAAGCCCCAGATTGAGATTTAATAAGGAAGGCTCATTGCTTGCTGTTACAACGAGTGACAATGGTATTAAGGTACTGGCAAATGCTGATGGGCAGCGCATGTTGAGAATGCTGGAGACCAGATCATTGGATGGTGCTCGTGGTCTTTCTGAAGCAGTAAACGTGAaa CCTGCAATTGCTGGTGCATTAGGTCCTATTGCTAATGTTTCTGCTTCAGCATCTCCTGCTGTTGATCGTACTGATAGAATTCAACAACCAATGTCCCTTGGCAATCTG GCCACAATGGAAAGCAGCAGGGCAGCTGATGTAAAACCAAGGATTCTTGATACCACTGATAAACTCAAAAGCTGGAAGCTCCCTGAAATATCTGATTCATCTCAACTCAAGACTCTGAAGTTGCCTGACCCCCTTGTAGCTAGCAAA GTTGTGAGGTTACTCTACACAAATTCTGGGTTAGCGGTACTGGCGTTGGCTTCGAATGCTGTTCATAAGCTTTGGAAGTGGCAGCGCAATGAGCGCAATCCCTCTGGAAAG tcTTCTGCATCTAGTGTGCCACAGTTATGGCAGCCTAATAATGGGGCTCTCATGTCTAATGACCTGAATGATGCAAAACCAAACGATGATTCAGTTGCATGTATTGCCTTGTCAAAAAATGATTCTTATGTGATGTCTGCTTCAGGGGGAAAGGTCTCCTTGTTCAACATGATGACTTTTAAG GTCATGACAACTTTCATGCCACCCCCTCCTGCAGCAACTTATCTGGCGTTTCATCCTCAAGATAacaatataattgcaattgGAATGGAGGATTCGACAATACAAATTTACAATGTCAGGGTTGACGAG GTTAAAACCAAGCTCAAGGGTCACCAGACAAGAATCACAGGACTCGCATTTTCACAGAGTTTGAACATCCTGGTATCATCAGGAGCTGATGCACAG CTGTGTATCTGGAGCATTGATGGATGGGAGAAGAAGAAATCACGGCCTATCCAGGCTCCTCCTGGCCACCCAACTCCCCTGGTTGGAGAAACAAGAGTTCAGTTCCATAACAATCAATTGCATCTGCTGGTTGTTCATGAAAGCCAGATTGCAGTTTGTGATGCTCAACTTGAATGCTTGCGATCG TGGTATCCAAGGGATTCTCTCTCAGCGCCAATTTCAAGTGCTATATACTCATGTGATGGCGTGTCGATTTTTACTGGATTTTGTGATGGAGCTATTGGAATCTTTGATGCCGATAGCTTGAGCCTCCGATGTCGGATAGCACCATCTGCTTATATATCTTCTTCCATTTCCAG CAACGGGGGTGCCTTCCCCGTGGTTATTGCAGCACATCCATCAGATCCAAATCAATTTGCACTTGGGATGAGCGACGGTGCAGTTCATGTAGTCGAGCCATCAGACGGTGAGACAAAGTGGGGTGGATCGACATCCCAAGATAATGGAGCTGTGCCTTCAATTCCTTCGAGCTCCGCTCTGAACAGTCAGCCATCAGAAACCCCTTCCAGGTGA